The Pseudomonas rhizosphaerae genomic sequence CAGGCAGGTGAGCACTGGCCGGCCCATCGACGCGTGCGATCAGGCAGTCACGGCTCGCGTCCTGCCGGACACTGAGCAAGCCTTCGTCGCCCAGCCATTCGACGGTGCGCAGGTACACGCCGTCGATGACCGTTTCGACCAACGCACTGGAGCGCCCGCCGTAAAACCTGAGCAGGCGTTGCCAGTCGAAGGGCGGTTTATAGAACAATTCGATGTCGGTATGGCGTGAGGGCATGGCGAAAAACTCCTTGCTGGTTCAGACCATGCCTCCCCTCACTTTGCTCCATCCACCGCCGACGCGGCTCGCGCCGCTGCTACAGACACATCGCCGTACCCACCGACACCGCGATCTTTGTAGCAGCGGCGCAAGTCGCGTCCGGCCTCACCGCGTTCATCCAGACACTCTGCGTTGCCCGCCGACACGGCTCGCGCCGCTGCTACAGACACATCGCCGTACCCACCGACACCGCGATCCTTGTAGCAGCGGCGCAAGCCGCGTCCGGCCTCACCGCGTTTATCCAGGCGCATCGCGGTGCCCAGTTCGCGGCCGAAGACCGCTCCCACAAGAGATTTGCGGAGAGCGCAATTACTTCGCGGTGGCCGGGCGCTTGATCATCAGCAGTGCCACGATCAATGCCAGAACTGCCACACCGGTGGCCAGCAGACCCAGCGACTCCAGGCCGAACTGTCGAATGCCCAGGCCACCGAAAATCGCGCCCAGACCAATACCCGCATTGGCCGCCGAGATGTTCAGCGAAGCTGCCAGGGCCTGGGCTTTGGCGCCGGCCTGCATGACTCGCACCTGGCAAATCGGAAACAGCGCGGTGTAGGCGATACCCCAGGCGATCAGCGAAGCGATCAACCAGGCTCGCTGCTCGGCGAACGCCACGGCGGCGGTCATACCGGCGCCCAGCACCACCAGAAACACCACCATGGCACCCAGCGGACGCTTGTCCACCATGCTGCCACCCAGGTGATTACCCAGCATGCCAACCGCGCCGAAGCCCATCAACCACCAGCCCACCTGACCCGCTGGCACGCCACCCAGGCGTTCGAGGATATCGGCCAGATACGTGTAGGCCGTAAACATGGCGGTAAAGGCCAGCACCGACAGCAGCACGTGAGCCAGAAAGCGCGGCTGACGCAGGATGGCCGTCTGCTTCTCGCCAGCGGCAGCGACCGGCGAGCCCGGCAACTTCGGCATCACCAGGTGCATCAGCACGCCGATCAGCAACGATACCCCGGCCAGCACCCAGAAGCTGCCGCGCCAGCCGATCAGGTCGGCGGCCACGGTGCCCAGCGGCACCCCGAACACCAGGGCTGCGGAAATGCCCAGATAGACCTTGGCCACCGCCTTGCCCGATTGCCCAGGCGCAGCCAGTTGCCCTGCGGTTTCACTGGCAGTGCCCCAGAACACTGGCAGCGCTAGGGCCGGGATGAAACGCGCGATGGCCAGCACCCAGATATTGGTGGACACTGCTGCCAGCACGTTGGACGCCGCGAACACCAGCAGAATCAGGGTAAACAGCTTCTTGCGCTCGACATGGGCCAGCCGCGCCGTGAGGTAGGGGCCGAACAGCATCACGGTGAAGGCGAACAGGGTCACCACCTGGCCCGCCAAGGCGATGGAAATGTCCAAGTCGCGCGCCAGGCTGGGCAACAGACCGACGATGAGAAACTCGGTGGTCACGATAATAAAGGCCGCCACGGCCATGATCAGGATCTGTATGCCCGAGGCGGTGTTGCCAGAAGCCGAGGGTACGGCTCCGGCGGTATTGGAAGTAGGCATCGAATGTAACTCCGGAAAGATTTTGCAATAGTCTATTGAAGAATCTCCGGCATATTCCGGTCATCTGGTACCTTGTGAATTGAATTGAATTCACCAATCGGAGCTGCAATGTTTTCGTCCGAGCGCCTCAAAGGCATCGATGTCTTCGTCAGCGTCGCCGACCTGGGCAGTTTCACCGCCGCCGCCGAACGCTTGAACCTCAGCAACTCGGCGGTCAGCAAAGGCGTGGCCCGCCTGGAAGCGCGGCTCGGCGTGCGGCTGTTCCAGCGCACCACACGGCGGCTGGCGTTGACCGAAGCGGGGCAGACCTTCTACCGCACCTGCACCGGCGTGCTCGCCGACCTGGAGGAGGTCGAGCTGGCGATGAGCGCCGAACAGCGCGAACCCCATGGCCGCCTGCGCATCGACCTGCCGGCGTCCTACGGGCGGCTGCACGTGCTGCCGCTGATCCTCGAGTTCACCGCCCAGTATCCTCGGCTGCAACCCCACATATCGTTCTCGGACCGTTTCGTCGACCCCGCCCAGGAAGGCATCGACATCGTCGTGCGCATCGGTGGCTCGGACGCTTGGCCAAGCAATGTCGGGCGACGCTTCTTCGGTCGCCAGCGCCTGGTGTTCTGCGCCGCGCCGGCCTACCTGCGCGATCACGGCACCCCGCAGGGCGAGCGGGATCTGGAGCAGCATCGCTGCGTGGGTTATGGACAGACCGATGGTTCGGTCTATCCCTGGTACTTCCAGGGCCGACAGGCCGGCGACATGGAACGGCGGATCATCCATCCCCACGTTGCAGTCGGCGATGGCGAAGGGCAGGTCATGGCGGTGCTGGCCGGGCACGGCATCGCCCAGCTGCCCACCTGGCTGATCCAGCGGCACCTGGACAGCGGCGCCCTGGTCGAGGT encodes the following:
- a CDS encoding MFS transporter yields the protein MPTSNTAGAVPSASGNTASGIQILIMAVAAFIIVTTEFLIVGLLPSLARDLDISIALAGQVVTLFAFTVMLFGPYLTARLAHVERKKLFTLILLVFAASNVLAAVSTNIWVLAIARFIPALALPVFWGTASETAGQLAAPGQSGKAVAKVYLGISAALVFGVPLGTVAADLIGWRGSFWVLAGVSLLIGVLMHLVMPKLPGSPVAAAGEKQTAILRQPRFLAHVLLSVLAFTAMFTAYTYLADILERLGGVPAGQVGWWLMGFGAVGMLGNHLGGSMVDKRPLGAMVVFLVVLGAGMTAAVAFAEQRAWLIASLIAWGIAYTALFPICQVRVMQAGAKAQALAASLNISAANAGIGLGAIFGGLGIRQFGLESLGLLATGVAVLALIVALLMIKRPATAK
- a CDS encoding LysR family transcriptional regulator, which codes for MFSSERLKGIDVFVSVADLGSFTAAAERLNLSNSAVSKGVARLEARLGVRLFQRTTRRLALTEAGQTFYRTCTGVLADLEEVELAMSAEQREPHGRLRIDLPASYGRLHVLPLILEFTAQYPRLQPHISFSDRFVDPAQEGIDIVVRIGGSDAWPSNVGRRFFGRQRLVFCAAPAYLRDHGTPQGERDLEQHRCVGYGQTDGSVYPWYFQGRQAGDMERRIIHPHVAVGDGEGQVMAVLAGHGIAQLPTWLIQRHLDSGALVEVLAPLATDGLAMNLVWLKSREGLPKVHALLEFLTARLTPAGTVG